From a region of the Tenggerimyces flavus genome:
- a CDS encoding VOC family protein, which produces MGLRMGALVVDAGDPGRLARFWAEALDWVISQAEDPEWVVEPHEGSRDDCVVPDLLFIKVPEPKAGKNRLHFDLRPEDQAAEVARLEGLGATHVDVGQGDVAWVVMADPEGNEFCVQPAHRPEVRAEWLRRYESHQPAST; this is translated from the coding sequence ATGGGACTGCGAATGGGTGCACTGGTTGTCGATGCCGGCGATCCGGGACGACTGGCGAGGTTCTGGGCGGAAGCACTGGATTGGGTGATCAGCCAGGCCGAGGATCCCGAGTGGGTCGTCGAGCCGCACGAAGGCAGCCGCGACGACTGCGTGGTGCCCGACCTGCTGTTCATCAAGGTGCCGGAGCCCAAGGCGGGCAAGAACCGCCTGCACTTCGACCTGCGCCCCGAGGACCAGGCCGCGGAGGTCGCCCGCCTCGAAGGGCTGGGCGCTACTCACGTCGACGTCGGCCAGGGCGACGTTGCCTGGGTGGTGATGGCCGATCCGGAAGGCAACGAGTTCTGCGTCCAGCCGGCCCATCGGCCGGAGGTCCGAGCGGAGTGGCTGCGGCGGTACGAGTCCCACCAGCCGGCCTCGACCTGA
- a CDS encoding DUF427 domain-containing protein, with translation MSITMRELLFGAVDEVRREPTEWRLRVRFGDTEIVDTTKAVLVWEPRRVVPSYAVPLTDLRVPLATSQEAPPADPGGLLHPGISFAVHSAKGESFDVVVGETTLPAAAFRLEDSQLDQHAVLDFDAFDAWYEEDELLVSHAREPYHWVRTLPSSRHVRIEHHGILIAESTRPTFVYETSLPVRYYLPREDVVADLTPSSTRTACAYKGHASYFSAPGLTDIAWSYPEPRKQVADLAGLVAFYDDLLDVYVDGVLREKSNSVLAKLLLDEFAVHTAPA, from the coding sequence ATGAGCATCACGATGCGAGAGCTGCTGTTCGGGGCCGTCGACGAGGTGCGGCGGGAGCCGACCGAGTGGCGGTTGCGCGTGCGGTTCGGCGACACCGAGATCGTCGACACCACCAAGGCCGTCCTGGTGTGGGAGCCGCGCCGTGTCGTGCCGTCGTACGCGGTGCCGCTCACCGACCTGCGCGTCCCGCTCGCCACCAGCCAGGAAGCGCCGCCGGCCGATCCGGGCGGTCTGCTGCACCCCGGCATCTCGTTCGCCGTGCACTCGGCCAAGGGCGAGTCGTTCGACGTCGTCGTCGGCGAGACGACGCTGCCGGCCGCCGCGTTCCGCCTCGAGGACAGCCAGCTCGACCAGCACGCGGTGCTCGACTTCGACGCGTTCGACGCCTGGTACGAAGAGGACGAGCTCCTTGTCTCGCACGCCCGCGAGCCGTACCACTGGGTGCGGACCCTCCCCAGCTCCCGGCACGTCCGGATCGAGCACCACGGGATCCTCATCGCCGAGAGCACGAGGCCGACGTTCGTGTACGAGACCTCGCTGCCGGTGCGCTACTACCTGCCGCGCGAGGACGTCGTCGCCGACCTCACGCCCAGCAGCACGAGGACGGCCTGCGCGTACAAGGGGCACGCGAGCTACTTCTCCGCTCCCGGACTCACCGACATCGCGTGGAGCTACCCCGAGCCGCGCAAGCAGGTCGCCGACCTCGCCGGGCTCGTCGCGTTCTACGACGACCTGCTCGACGTGTACGTCGACGGCGTACTGCGCGAGAAGTCGAACTCCGTGCTCGCCAAGCTCCTCTTGGACGAGTTCGCCGTCCACACCGCTCCGGCCTGA